The Vigna radiata var. radiata cultivar VC1973A unplaced genomic scaffold, Vradiata_ver6 scaffold_290, whole genome shotgun sequence genome has a window encoding:
- the LOC106754329 gene encoding cysteine-rich receptor-like protein kinase 25 isoform X1 — protein sequence MLMTLVRVSVIFMFLLLITTSAQAPLYMNSFCDNSSGVSPSYKANVDTLLSWLSTDSYKGDGYNYTTVNSNNLNTDDAVYGSYSCRYDMTGYFCQFCITTAANELSRRCSNSVRAIIWYDICIIRYSNQSFLGKVILSPIWNTTGTTKIKDSSEIKKAEDSVESLIRKATVEMKTFWAVDEFDWVDNEKRYGWVQCDRGIQNDQCDECLHSLLEIFPQCCSTNVQWAVFGPSCGMRMDDQKFYQSSANGGSKSRKLIISFSVLGSVSVLCFGVYCFWYRKRVRKDKVMFDEENLNGDLPSIPLIAVLHGTNNFSEASKLGEGGFGPVYKGILPDGREIAVKRLSQFSGQGSQEFKNEVTFIAKLQHRNLVRLLGCCLXENEKILVYEYMCNAXLDFHLFGDEEKRRQLDWKLRLSIINGIAKGILYLHEDSRLKVIHRDLKASNVLLDHEMNPKISDFGLARAFEIGQNQAKTKRVVGTYGYMAPEYAMEGLFSVKSDVFSFGVIVLEIISGRKNSGFHLSEHGQSLLLYAWSIWCAGKCLELMDPTLIKSFRTSEVVKCLHIGLLCVQQDAGDRPTMSTVVLMLGSDTMALPKPNHPAFSVGKLTCKEASTSRSSKNLSINDVTVSTDLVR from the exons ATGTTGATGACCCTTGTTAGGGTTAGTGTTATCTTCATGTTCCTCCTTCTCATCACAACAAGTGCTCAAGCACCACTTTACATGAACAGTTTTTGTGACAACTCAAGCGGTGTTAGCCCTTCATACAAAGCCAACGTTGACACCCTTCTCTCATGGCTATCCACAGACTCATACAAAGGCGATGGATACAACTACACAACCGTGAATAGCAACAACCTCAACACTGATGATGCTGTTTATGGATCGTACAGCTGCAGATACGACATGACAGGGTACTTTTGCCAGTTCTGCATCACCACTGCTGCCAATGAACTCTCTCGAAGGTGTTCCAACAGTGTAAGAGCTATCATATGGTATGATATATGCATCATCCGTTACTCAAACCAAAGTTTCCTTGGCAAAGTTATTTTATCTCCAATATGGAATACTACCGGAACCACAAAAATCAAG GACTCATCAGAAATTAAGAAAGCTGAGGATTCCGTGGAGAGTTTGATTAGAAAAGCAACTGTAGAGATGAAAACATTTTGGGCAGTGGATGAGTTTGATTGGGTTGACAATGAGAAAAGATATGGTTGGGTGCAGTGTGACAGAGGTATTCAAAATGATCAGTGTGATGAGTGCTTGCATTCACTGTTAGAGATATTTCCTCAGTGTTGTTCCACAAATGTACAGTGGGCAGTTTTTGGTCCAAGCTGTGGCATGAGGATGGATGATCAAAAATTCTACCAGAGTTCAG CCAATGGAGGTAGTAAGTCAAGAAAGTTGATAATTTCCTTTAGTGTGTTGGGGTCTGTTTCTGTACTATGTTTCGGTGTCTACTGCTTCTGGTACAGGAAAAGAGTCAGAAAAG ATAAGGTTATGTTTGATGAGGAAAATTTGAATGGAGATCTGCCTTCTATTCCATTAATCGCAGTTCTACATGGTACTAATAACTTTTCAGAAGCATCTAAATTAGGAGAAGGTGGATTTGGCCCTGTTTATAAG GGAATTCTACCAGATGGAAGAGAAATAGCAGTGAAAAGGCTCTCACAATTTTCTGGTCAGGGCTCACAGGAGTTCAAGAATGAAGTAACGTTTATAGCTAAATTGCAACATCGTAACCTTGTGAGACTTTTGGGGTGCTGTTTGGANGAAAATGAGAAGATACTTGTATATGAGTATATGTGTAATGCAAGNCTCGACTTTCACCTCTTTGGTG atgaagagaagagaaggCAACTTGATTGGAAACTAAGATTAAGTATTATCAATGGAATAGCAAAAGGTATTTTATATCTGCATGAGGACTCTCGACTCAAAGTAATTCACAGAGATCTCAAAGCTAGCAATGTTCTATTAGACCATGAGATGAATCCCAAGATATCAGATTTTGGATTGGCCAGAGCCTTTGAAATAGGACAGAACCAAGCAAAGACAAAACGAGTTGTGGGCACCTA TGGATACATGGCTCCCGAATATGCTATGGAAGGATTGTTTTCTGTGAAATCGGATGTTTTCAGCTTTGGAGTTATTGTCCTAGAAATCATTTCTGGAAGAAAGAACAGTGGATTTCATCTATCAGAACATGGTCAAAGTCTTCTTTTATAT GCTTGGAGCATATGGTGTGCAGGAAAATGTTTGGAATTGATGGATCCAACACTGATAAAATCATTCAGAACAAGTGAAGTTGTCAAGTGCTTACACATTGGTTTGCTGTGTGTTCAACAAGATGCAGGAGATAGACCAACCATGTCTACAGTTGTTCTAATGCTAGGAAGTGACACAATGGCCCTTCCAAAACCCAACCACCCTGCATTTTCTGTTGGAAAATTGACCTGTAAAGAAGCATCAACTTCAAGAAGTTCCAAGAATCTTTCTATTAATGATGTAACAGTCTCAACTGATTTAGTAAGGTAA
- the LOC106754329 gene encoding cysteine-rich receptor-like protein kinase 8 isoform X2: protein MLMTLVRVSVIFMFLLLITTSAQAPLYMNSFCDNSSGVSPSYKANVDTLLSWLSTDSYKGDGYNYTTVNSNNLNTDDAVYGSYSCRYDMTGYFCQFCITTAANELSRRCSNSVRAIIWYDICIIRYSNQSFLGKVILSPIWNTTGTTKIKDSSEIKKAEDSVESLIRKATVEMKTFWAVDEFDWVDNEKRYGWVQCDRGIQNDQCDECLHSLLEIFPQCCSTNVQWAVFGPSCGMRMDDQKFYQSSDKVMFDEENLNGDLPSIPLIAVLHGTNNFSEASKLGEGGFGPVYKGILPDGREIAVKRLSQFSGQGSQEFKNEVTFIAKLQHRNLVRLLGCCLXENEKILVYEYMCNAXLDFHLFGDEEKRRQLDWKLRLSIINGIAKGILYLHEDSRLKVIHRDLKASNVLLDHEMNPKISDFGLARAFEIGQNQAKTKRVVGTYGYMAPEYAMEGLFSVKSDVFSFGVIVLEIISGRKNSGFHLSEHGQSLLLYAWSIWCAGKCLELMDPTLIKSFRTSEVVKCLHIGLLCVQQDAGDRPTMSTVVLMLGSDTMALPKPNHPAFSVGKLTCKEASTSRSSKNLSINDVTVSTDLVR, encoded by the exons ATGTTGATGACCCTTGTTAGGGTTAGTGTTATCTTCATGTTCCTCCTTCTCATCACAACAAGTGCTCAAGCACCACTTTACATGAACAGTTTTTGTGACAACTCAAGCGGTGTTAGCCCTTCATACAAAGCCAACGTTGACACCCTTCTCTCATGGCTATCCACAGACTCATACAAAGGCGATGGATACAACTACACAACCGTGAATAGCAACAACCTCAACACTGATGATGCTGTTTATGGATCGTACAGCTGCAGATACGACATGACAGGGTACTTTTGCCAGTTCTGCATCACCACTGCTGCCAATGAACTCTCTCGAAGGTGTTCCAACAGTGTAAGAGCTATCATATGGTATGATATATGCATCATCCGTTACTCAAACCAAAGTTTCCTTGGCAAAGTTATTTTATCTCCAATATGGAATACTACCGGAACCACAAAAATCAAG GACTCATCAGAAATTAAGAAAGCTGAGGATTCCGTGGAGAGTTTGATTAGAAAAGCAACTGTAGAGATGAAAACATTTTGGGCAGTGGATGAGTTTGATTGGGTTGACAATGAGAAAAGATATGGTTGGGTGCAGTGTGACAGAGGTATTCAAAATGATCAGTGTGATGAGTGCTTGCATTCACTGTTAGAGATATTTCCTCAGTGTTGTTCCACAAATGTACAGTGGGCAGTTTTTGGTCCAAGCTGTGGCATGAGGATGGATGATCAAAAATTCTACCAGAGTTCAG ATAAGGTTATGTTTGATGAGGAAAATTTGAATGGAGATCTGCCTTCTATTCCATTAATCGCAGTTCTACATGGTACTAATAACTTTTCAGAAGCATCTAAATTAGGAGAAGGTGGATTTGGCCCTGTTTATAAG GGAATTCTACCAGATGGAAGAGAAATAGCAGTGAAAAGGCTCTCACAATTTTCTGGTCAGGGCTCACAGGAGTTCAAGAATGAAGTAACGTTTATAGCTAAATTGCAACATCGTAACCTTGTGAGACTTTTGGGGTGCTGTTTGGANGAAAATGAGAAGATACTTGTATATGAGTATATGTGTAATGCAAGNCTCGACTTTCACCTCTTTGGTG atgaagagaagagaaggCAACTTGATTGGAAACTAAGATTAAGTATTATCAATGGAATAGCAAAAGGTATTTTATATCTGCATGAGGACTCTCGACTCAAAGTAATTCACAGAGATCTCAAAGCTAGCAATGTTCTATTAGACCATGAGATGAATCCCAAGATATCAGATTTTGGATTGGCCAGAGCCTTTGAAATAGGACAGAACCAAGCAAAGACAAAACGAGTTGTGGGCACCTA TGGATACATGGCTCCCGAATATGCTATGGAAGGATTGTTTTCTGTGAAATCGGATGTTTTCAGCTTTGGAGTTATTGTCCTAGAAATCATTTCTGGAAGAAAGAACAGTGGATTTCATCTATCAGAACATGGTCAAAGTCTTCTTTTATAT GCTTGGAGCATATGGTGTGCAGGAAAATGTTTGGAATTGATGGATCCAACACTGATAAAATCATTCAGAACAAGTGAAGTTGTCAAGTGCTTACACATTGGTTTGCTGTGTGTTCAACAAGATGCAGGAGATAGACCAACCATGTCTACAGTTGTTCTAATGCTAGGAAGTGACACAATGGCCCTTCCAAAACCCAACCACCCTGCATTTTCTGTTGGAAAATTGACCTGTAAAGAAGCATCAACTTCAAGAAGTTCCAAGAATCTTTCTATTAATGATGTAACAGTCTCAACTGATTTAGTAAGGTAA
- the LOC106754329 gene encoding cysteine-rich receptor-like protein kinase 10 isoform X3 — protein MLMTLVRVSVIFMFLLLITTSAQAPLYMNSFCDNSSGVSPSYKANVDTLLSWLSTDSYKGDGYNYTTVNSNNLNTDDAVYGSYSCRYDMTGYFCQFCITTAANELSRRCSNSVRAIIWYDICIIRYSNQSFLGKVILSPIWNTTGTTKIKDSSEIKKAEDSVESLIRKATVEMKTFWAVDEFDWVDNEKRYGWVQCDRGIQNDQCDECLHSLLEIFPQCCSTNVQWAVFGPSCGMRMDDQKFYQSSEASKLGEGGFGPVYKGILPDGREIAVKRLSQFSGQGSQEFKNEVTFIAKLQHRNLVRLLGCCLXENEKILVYEYMCNAXLDFHLFGDEEKRRQLDWKLRLSIINGIAKGILYLHEDSRLKVIHRDLKASNVLLDHEMNPKISDFGLARAFEIGQNQAKTKRVVGTYGYMAPEYAMEGLFSVKSDVFSFGVIVLEIISGRKNSGFHLSEHGQSLLLYAWSIWCAGKCLELMDPTLIKSFRTSEVVKCLHIGLLCVQQDAGDRPTMSTVVLMLGSDTMALPKPNHPAFSVGKLTCKEASTSRSSKNLSINDVTVSTDLVR, from the exons ATGTTGATGACCCTTGTTAGGGTTAGTGTTATCTTCATGTTCCTCCTTCTCATCACAACAAGTGCTCAAGCACCACTTTACATGAACAGTTTTTGTGACAACTCAAGCGGTGTTAGCCCTTCATACAAAGCCAACGTTGACACCCTTCTCTCATGGCTATCCACAGACTCATACAAAGGCGATGGATACAACTACACAACCGTGAATAGCAACAACCTCAACACTGATGATGCTGTTTATGGATCGTACAGCTGCAGATACGACATGACAGGGTACTTTTGCCAGTTCTGCATCACCACTGCTGCCAATGAACTCTCTCGAAGGTGTTCCAACAGTGTAAGAGCTATCATATGGTATGATATATGCATCATCCGTTACTCAAACCAAAGTTTCCTTGGCAAAGTTATTTTATCTCCAATATGGAATACTACCGGAACCACAAAAATCAAG GACTCATCAGAAATTAAGAAAGCTGAGGATTCCGTGGAGAGTTTGATTAGAAAAGCAACTGTAGAGATGAAAACATTTTGGGCAGTGGATGAGTTTGATTGGGTTGACAATGAGAAAAGATATGGTTGGGTGCAGTGTGACAGAGGTATTCAAAATGATCAGTGTGATGAGTGCTTGCATTCACTGTTAGAGATATTTCCTCAGTGTTGTTCCACAAATGTACAGTGGGCAGTTTTTGGTCCAAGCTGTGGCATGAGGATGGATGATCAAAAATTCTACCAGAGTTCAG AAGCATCTAAATTAGGAGAAGGTGGATTTGGCCCTGTTTATAAG GGAATTCTACCAGATGGAAGAGAAATAGCAGTGAAAAGGCTCTCACAATTTTCTGGTCAGGGCTCACAGGAGTTCAAGAATGAAGTAACGTTTATAGCTAAATTGCAACATCGTAACCTTGTGAGACTTTTGGGGTGCTGTTTGGANGAAAATGAGAAGATACTTGTATATGAGTATATGTGTAATGCAAGNCTCGACTTTCACCTCTTTGGTG atgaagagaagagaaggCAACTTGATTGGAAACTAAGATTAAGTATTATCAATGGAATAGCAAAAGGTATTTTATATCTGCATGAGGACTCTCGACTCAAAGTAATTCACAGAGATCTCAAAGCTAGCAATGTTCTATTAGACCATGAGATGAATCCCAAGATATCAGATTTTGGATTGGCCAGAGCCTTTGAAATAGGACAGAACCAAGCAAAGACAAAACGAGTTGTGGGCACCTA TGGATACATGGCTCCCGAATATGCTATGGAAGGATTGTTTTCTGTGAAATCGGATGTTTTCAGCTTTGGAGTTATTGTCCTAGAAATCATTTCTGGAAGAAAGAACAGTGGATTTCATCTATCAGAACATGGTCAAAGTCTTCTTTTATAT GCTTGGAGCATATGGTGTGCAGGAAAATGTTTGGAATTGATGGATCCAACACTGATAAAATCATTCAGAACAAGTGAAGTTGTCAAGTGCTTACACATTGGTTTGCTGTGTGTTCAACAAGATGCAGGAGATAGACCAACCATGTCTACAGTTGTTCTAATGCTAGGAAGTGACACAATGGCCCTTCCAAAACCCAACCACCCTGCATTTTCTGTTGGAAAATTGACCTGTAAAGAAGCATCAACTTCAAGAAGTTCCAAGAATCTTTCTATTAATGATGTAACAGTCTCAACTGATTTAGTAAGGTAA